A stretch of Aspergillus nidulans FGSC A4 chromosome VI DNA encodes these proteins:
- a CDS encoding SMP domain-containing protein (transcript_id=CADANIAT00010354): protein MGLFNSFLFVYLLGGFTFLPLVLSLFLLYSYLVLPPSSPQSERVSDSADTSIHRPNDDQFSLKSGTDELAEEFYRTHDTDVAAGYFVVCREYVPGGINGKPPERTTPAGEVVGPESPSVYQTMYRSLFDRKQSPTIEPAKNMARNGKRTRNMFYIVLRHGHLMLYDDADQVEVRYVISLAHHDVSIYGGEGEIPEGELWLKRNAISLSRRLDSLGDLGGPTPPFFFFSENLSDKEDFYFAMLQNQSKMVHFPKGPPKHQDIDVKHIVTLVQRLHSSEEQLQTRWINAVLGRMFLALYRTPEVEEFVRTKIVKKISRVNKPNFISKIGLRSIDMGNGAPFIINPRLKDLTVDGNCCVETDVQYTGSFRVEITATVRIDLGQRFKAREVDIVLAVVLKKLEGHMLIRLKPPPSNRAWISFESMPNMDMDIEPIVSSKQITYGIILRTIESKIREMVAESIVLPFWDDVPFLDTMAQRFRGGIWQRDSSEPGSTVEIPDESGSRPQVPESSGTVKASKPADDRTMSAPALSESATNTATRRKKSEASEMLDKGSSTALSSPVGKNPNSPPRAIRSRTFSHTADPVLTADHGQVDAILSDFKTDEKGNATSSMIEISRRSPLVTPSKTPGSSPPSDHQSLSDIVHPGCESFNASSVGNLGETSSDPFKSPSSTQAVHSALDMRDAASQSSSSLNSNKTRRSSTLDSSAVSSASHISSDKKFQSSLSLGAATSIAKKWGLNMFGSKESHTNSGVGLSRPAGTPEEPIGRGHPFPPPGIPLPTPAKVNNKRNSVSVPKRKPVPSTSLQEEMTLDGNGRNQLPSKFPPSRRKTVLDFDVDAARSDELLVVEPPYDSTPNSPADFTPASGLPDQRRFATKEPRDLAQVDTKVETRQNHAEEHSTMDRLSALDRSENKERNPTKPPATDNCLLEKA, encoded by the exons ATGGGTctcttcaacagcttcctctttgttTATCTCCTTGGCGGATTTACCTTTCTCCCTCTGGTCCTGTCGCTATTTCTTCTCTATTCATACCTCGTCCTGCCGCCGTCTTCCCCGCAGTCCGAGCGTGTAAGCGACTCCGCCGATACCTCGATCCACCGCCCTAATGACGATCAATTCAGTCTCAAATCCGGAACAGATGAGTTAGCGGAGGAATTCTATCGCACTCATGACACAGATGTCGCTGCAGGATACTTTGTGGTCTGTCGCGAATATGTTCCGGGTGGAATCAATGGGAAGCCTCCAGAGCGGACCACTCCCGCAGGGGAGGTAGTTGGCCCGGAAAGTCCAAGCGTCTATCAAACGATGTATAGGAGTCTCTTTGACCGGAAGCAATCGCCAACGATTGAGCCAGCGAAGAACATGGCAAGGAACGGCAAACGGACACGTAACATGTTCTACATCGTGCTTCG ACATGGTCATCTGATGCTTTATGACGACGCGGACCAAGTGGAGGTCAGATATGTCATATCGCTTGCCCATCACGATGTGAGCATATatggcggagaaggggagaTACCGGAGGGCGAATTATGGCTGAAACGCAATGCTATCAGTCTTTCACGACGACTCGACTCGCTCGGTGATCTCGGGGGACCAACTCctccattcttcttcttttctgaGAACTTGTCCGACAAGGAAGATTTCTATTTTGCCATGCTTCAGAACCAATCGAAGATGGTACATTTTCCCAAAGGCCCGCCCAAGCATCAAGACATCGACGTTAAGCATATAGTCACACTAGTCCAGCGTTTGCATTCTTCAGAAGAACAGCTGCAGACACGGTGGATCAATGCCGTACTGGGTCGAATGTTCCTTGCGTTGTACCGAACGCCcgaggtggaggagtttgTCCGGACCAAAATTGTCAAAAAGATATCGCGTGTTAACAAACCGAATTTCATTAGCAAGATAGGGCTTCGAAGCATCGATATGGGAAATGGTGCCCCCTTCATCATAAACCCAAGACTAAAAGATCTTACTGTTGATGGCAATTGCTGTGTTGAAACGGACGTTCAGTACACGGGCAGCTTCCGGGTGGAGATTACCGCAACTGTACGCATCGACTTGGGACAGCGGTTCAAAGCGAGGGAGGTTGACATCGTTCTAGCCGTGGTGCTTAAAAAGCTGGAGGGTCATATGTTGATACGACTCAAGCCTCCACCGAGCAACCGAGCGTGGATCTCTTTTGAGTCAATGCCCAATATGGACATGGATATTGAACCTATTGTCAGCTCGAAACAAATAACCTACGGTATCATATTGCGGACTATCGAGAGCAAAATCCGAGAAATGGTAGCAGAGAGCATTGTCCTGCCTTTCTGGGATGATGTTCCTTTCCTGGATACCATGGCGCAGCGATTCCGTGGTGGTATCTGGCAGCGCGATTCTTCCGAGCCCGGTTCAACAGTTGAAATACCTGATGAGTCTGGGTCCCGGCCGCAAGTTCCAGAGAGCAGTGGCACGGTCAAAGCATCGAAGCCGGCAGATGATCGTACTATGAGCGCGCCAGCTCTTTCAGAATCTGCTACCAACACTGCCACGCGCCGCAAGAAGTCAGAGGCCTCAGAAATGTTGGATAAAGGTTCATCGACCGCCCTATCCTCGCCCGTTGGAAAGAATCCTAATTCGCCGCCGCGAGCAATTCGTTCCCGGACGTTCTCGCATACTGCAGATCCTGTGCTTACCGCTGATCATGGCCAGGTTGACGCTATACTCTCTGACTTCAAAACTGACGAAAAGGGCAATGCTACTAGTTCGATGATTGAGATATCCCGCCGGTCACCGCTCGTCACACCAAGTAAAACCCCTGGCAGTTCGCCTCCTAGCGATCATCAAAGCCTGTCGGATATTGTACACCCAGGCTGTGAATCGTTCAACGCCAGTTCTGTTGGGAATTTGGGGGAAACAAGCAGCGACCCGTTCAAAAGTCCGTCTTCTACTCAGGCAGTTCATTCTGCTCTGGACATGAGAGACGCGGCCAGTCAATCGAGCTCGTCTTTGAACAGCAATAAAACGCGTCGTTCTTCTACTCTAGACAGCTCGGCAGTCTCGTCCGCTTCTCATATATCTTCCGATAAAAAGTTTCAGAGCTCGTTGTCACTAGGTGCAGCGACCTCGATAGCGAAGAAATGGGGATTGAACATGTTCGGAAGCAAGGAGTCTCATACAAACTCGGGAGTTGGCTTATCACGACCCGCAGGAACCCCTGAAGAACCAATTGGGCGTGGGCATCCgtttcctcctccaggcATTCCGCTGCCGACGCCCGCGAAAGTCAATAACAAGCGAAATTCTGTCTCAGTACCGAAGCGTAAACCTGTGCCATCTACCAGCCTCCAGGAGGAAATGACATTGGATGGGAACGGGCGAAATCAGTTACCATCAAAGTTCCCTCCTTCGCGGCGGAAAACTGTCCTTGACTTTGATGTCGATGCGGCACGGTCTGATGAGCTGCTTGTTGTCGAGCCTCCTTATGACTCGACGCCCAACAGCCCAGCGGACTTCACACCAGCATCGGGCCTGCCAGATCAACGCCGGTTTGCTACTAAGGAACCCAGGGATCTCGCTCAAGTTGACACTAAGGTCGAAACACGGCAGAATCATGCAGAAGAGCATTCAACAATGGACCGGTTATCAGCTCTGGATCGCTCGGAAAATAAGGAGAGGAACCCGACAAAACCACCGGCTACCGATAATTGTCTCTTAGAGAAGGCCTAA